One window from the genome of Crateriforma spongiae encodes:
- a CDS encoding aldo/keto reductase, whose amino-acid sequence MSVILGLWPIAGVTTVGVSRDDARSTIAAAIDAGIRRFDTAYSYGYDGESDRLIGEFLQTDRDAFELIGKAGQRWTPDRKRVVDGRPQTLTADVEESLRRAGLDHFDVLMLHSPDPDVPLSESAAAIDAMRRSGKAKRIGICNADEDQRKQFAAVAGCDAIQCPLNLLQQDSLDTLIRPAAADGAQCHVYWTLMKGLLAGKIGRDHQFPEGDSRPKYDVFQGEKRERAHRIVDALRDIGSGIGRSVASLSIGWAVSQDGVSGALVGARRPDQILETADATALDASTLAQIDQLLADV is encoded by the coding sequence ATGTCAGTCATCCTAGGACTTTGGCCGATCGCCGGCGTGACCACCGTCGGTGTCAGCCGTGATGATGCCCGATCGACGATCGCCGCGGCCATCGATGCTGGCATACGGCGATTCGATACCGCATACAGCTATGGGTATGACGGCGAGAGTGATCGGTTGATCGGTGAGTTTCTGCAGACCGATCGTGATGCCTTTGAACTGATCGGCAAAGCCGGGCAACGTTGGACGCCGGATCGCAAACGCGTTGTCGATGGACGGCCGCAGACTCTGACCGCCGACGTCGAAGAATCGCTTCGTCGCGCGGGTCTGGATCACTTCGATGTGCTGATGTTGCACAGCCCCGATCCCGACGTGCCGCTGTCCGAATCCGCTGCGGCGATCGATGCAATGCGTCGAAGCGGAAAAGCCAAACGCATCGGCATTTGCAACGCGGACGAAGATCAGCGGAAACAGTTCGCCGCCGTCGCGGGATGCGATGCGATTCAGTGCCCGTTGAACTTGTTGCAGCAAGATTCACTGGACACATTGATTCGCCCAGCCGCGGCGGACGGTGCCCAGTGTCACGTGTACTGGACGTTGATGAAGGGCTTGTTGGCCGGAAAGATCGGCCGCGATCATCAGTTTCCCGAAGGCGACAGCCGGCCCAAATACGATGTCTTTCAGGGAGAGAAACGCGAAAGAGCGCACCGGATTGTTGATGCATTGCGCGACATCGGTTCAGGGATCGGTCGCAGCGTTGCCAGCCTGTCCATCGGCTGGGCGGTCAGCCAAGACGGCGTTTCCGGTGCACTGGTCGGTGCGCGTCGGCCTGATCAGATTTTGGAAACGGCCGACGCGACCGCCTTGGACGCATCGACGCTGGCGCAGATCGATCAATTGTTGGCCGACGTCTAG
- the nadA gene encoding quinolinate synthase NadA has protein sequence MTALPTAKVAKDDSLHPLASYKTMESDELHQRIEAVRQSMGDSLLLLGHHYQQDEVIQHCDLRGDSYKLSELAASSETCRTIVFCGVHFMAETADILANRPEKLESRGGDRVTVILPDMAAGCSMADMAAIAQVEDAWADMGEIIDTSRVIPVTYINSAASLKAFCGRHGGIVCTSSNAASVMDWAFERGDRVFFFPDQHLGRNTALGMGIGTEQMPVWDPYALELGGNTEQALRDSRVILWKGHCSVHQMFRPEHVEGFRKNHPGIKILVHPECPREVNDIADVSGSTGKIIDTVRNSPPGTKWAIGTELHLVNRLKAEHPEQEIHFLSPVVCMCATMYRIDLAHLCWCLENLRDGCVVNQILVDDETTHHSLVALQRMLKVK, from the coding sequence ATGACTGCATTGCCAACAGCCAAAGTTGCGAAAGACGATTCGCTGCACCCGTTGGCTTCGTACAAAACAATGGAATCCGACGAACTGCATCAGCGGATCGAAGCGGTGCGGCAATCGATGGGCGATTCCCTGTTGCTGTTGGGTCACCACTATCAACAGGACGAAGTCATCCAGCACTGTGACCTGCGGGGAGACAGTTACAAGCTGAGCGAGTTGGCCGCGTCCAGCGAAACGTGCCGCACGATTGTTTTCTGCGGCGTACACTTCATGGCGGAAACCGCCGACATCTTGGCCAACCGTCCGGAAAAATTGGAATCACGTGGCGGCGACCGGGTCACCGTGATCTTGCCAGACATGGCGGCGGGTTGTTCGATGGCCGACATGGCGGCGATCGCCCAGGTGGAAGACGCTTGGGCCGACATGGGTGAAATCATCGACACCAGTCGCGTGATTCCCGTGACCTACATCAACAGTGCGGCCAGCTTAAAGGCGTTTTGTGGTCGCCACGGCGGCATCGTATGCACCAGCAGCAATGCCGCATCGGTGATGGACTGGGCGTTTGAACGGGGCGATCGCGTTTTCTTCTTTCCCGATCAACACCTCGGCCGCAACACCGCGTTGGGCATGGGCATTGGTACCGAACAAATGCCCGTCTGGGATCCCTATGCGTTGGAACTGGGGGGGAACACCGAACAGGCACTGCGCGACAGCCGTGTGATTTTGTGGAAAGGCCACTGCAGCGTTCACCAAATGTTCCGGCCCGAACATGTCGAGGGTTTTCGCAAGAACCATCCCGGCATCAAGATCTTGGTGCACCCGGAATGCCCGCGTGAAGTCAACGACATCGCCGATGTCAGCGGCAGTACCGGAAAGATCATCGACACGGTTCGCAACAGCCCGCCGGGAACAAAGTGGGCAATCGGCACGGAATTGCACTTGGTCAACCGGCTGAAGGCGGAGCACCCCGAACAGGAAATTCATTTCTTGTCGCCGGTCGTCTGCATGTGCGCGACGATGTACCGGATCGACTTGGCCCACCTGTGCTGGTGCCTGGAAAACCTGCGTGACGGATGCGTGGTCAACCAGATCCTGGTCGACGATGAAACGACGCATCACAGCTTGGTCGCACTGCAGCGGATGCTGAAGGTGAAGTAA
- a CDS encoding alpha/beta hydrolase encodes MTHPDFAKKFHSNVLNSLAPNPARQASGPRPMIPVCSMPRWSAAIVLGLLCTAISMKASADEAATAVIDIWDGDAPAWNAPQAEESDTSGPDGRKVAGRSVIRLGNVSTPQLHVYPAHADGPGTSTVVIAPGGGYSILAWDLEGTEIAAWLNSVGVDAVVLKYRVPTRSEDQKWLAPVQDIQRSIVMLRTSKVSGVNAQKIGVLGFSAGGNASARALTASTLHYAAHRPGDGKIRFQPDFGVLVYPAWLVESDEDLTLIDEITVDKNTPPAFFAHAIDDRVSCLSSVALFTEMKRNGIPSSLHVFSGGGHGFGLRQADSPTDQWPDLCATWLRQIGMAK; translated from the coding sequence ATGACACACCCTGACTTTGCCAAGAAGTTTCATTCCAATGTTCTCAACTCGCTCGCGCCGAATCCCGCCAGACAGGCCTCCGGCCCGCGGCCGATGATTCCGGTTTGCAGCATGCCCCGTTGGTCCGCCGCCATCGTTTTGGGACTCCTTTGCACGGCAATTTCTATGAAGGCATCCGCCGACGAAGCAGCGACAGCCGTTATCGACATCTGGGACGGCGACGCACCGGCTTGGAATGCACCGCAGGCCGAGGAGAGTGACACCAGCGGACCGGACGGTCGTAAAGTCGCCGGTCGCTCGGTGATCCGTCTGGGAAATGTGTCGACACCCCAGCTGCACGTATATCCCGCCCATGCCGACGGACCGGGCACATCGACGGTCGTGATCGCGCCGGGCGGCGGCTATTCGATCCTGGCGTGGGATTTGGAAGGCACAGAGATCGCGGCGTGGCTGAATTCCGTGGGAGTCGACGCGGTGGTGTTGAAATACCGCGTGCCGACTCGATCGGAGGACCAGAAATGGCTGGCGCCGGTCCAGGACATCCAGCGGTCGATCGTGATGCTGCGAACCAGCAAAGTCAGCGGCGTGAACGCACAAAAGATTGGCGTTTTGGGTTTTTCGGCGGGCGGAAACGCATCGGCGCGGGCGTTGACGGCGTCGACGCTACACTATGCCGCACATCGACCGGGCGACGGCAAAATTCGGTTCCAGCCCGACTTTGGCGTGCTGGTTTATCCCGCCTGGCTGGTCGAATCGGATGAAGATTTGACATTGATCGACGAGATCACGGTTGACAAAAACACGCCACCGGCGTTTTTTGCACACGCCATCGATGACCGTGTCAGTTGCCTGTCCAGCGTGGCGTTGTTCACGGAAATGAAGCGAAACGGGATCCCGTCGTCGCTGCACGTGTTCAGCGGTGGTGGACACGGGTTCGGTCTGCGTCAGGCCGATTCCCCGACCGATCAATGGCCCGACCTGTGTGCGACTTGGTTGCGTCAGATCGGCATGGCCAAGTAG
- the trhA gene encoding PAQR family membrane homeostasis protein TrhA gives MLQPQPIQSDCPDGDGESNGTDSAADESSARDHDPTLSKAPMKPGEEWANALSHGGACLAAVILGVMLVAKAWRVDTTMGIACAAYAVSVVGTFLASTLSHTVFRQPWLNRFRAWDQAMIYCMIAGTYTPIIIAHAGPTNRIWLSIAVWTAALTGFVAKVALRHRINGISTVTYLMLGWFPAVPLIGQVPRALALGMFAGGVLYSIGVIFLINDRRFRYAHVVWHAFVMAAAFVHYRCIDWYCVDLAMASS, from the coding sequence GTGTTACAGCCACAGCCGATTCAGTCCGATTGCCCTGATGGAGACGGCGAATCCAACGGCACTGATTCTGCCGCCGATGAATCATCGGCCCGGGACCACGATCCGACGCTATCGAAAGCGCCGATGAAGCCCGGTGAAGAATGGGCCAACGCGCTGTCGCACGGCGGCGCTTGTTTGGCGGCCGTGATCCTGGGCGTGATGTTGGTCGCCAAAGCATGGCGGGTCGACACGACGATGGGGATCGCCTGTGCCGCGTATGCGGTGTCGGTTGTGGGAACGTTTCTGGCGTCGACTCTGTCGCACACCGTGTTTCGCCAGCCTTGGTTGAACCGTTTCCGTGCCTGGGATCAAGCGATGATTTATTGCATGATCGCGGGCACCTACACGCCCATCATCATCGCCCACGCGGGACCGACGAATCGGATCTGGCTAAGCATCGCGGTTTGGACGGCTGCGCTGACCGGATTTGTCGCCAAGGTGGCGCTGCGACACCGGATCAACGGAATCAGCACGGTCACCTATTTGATGCTGGGCTGGTTTCCCGCGGTGCCGTTGATCGGCCAAGTCCCACGGGCATTGGCGTTGGGCATGTTTGCCGGTGGTGTGCTGTATTCGATCGGCGTGATCTTCTTGATCAACGACCGTCGGTTCCGATACGCCCACGTCGTCTGGCACGCCTTTGTGATGGCGGCCGCTTTCGTGCACTACCGGTGCATCGATTGGTATTGCGTCGACTTGGCGATGGCATCGAGCTAA
- a CDS encoding NAD(P)-dependent oxidoreductase, with protein sequence MSVNAIEPGKTRIGWIGTGVMGASMCGHLIDAGFSATVFNRTRSKAQTLIERGATWADSPRAVAEAADVIFTIVGFPHDVRSVILDDEDGVLAGCESGNIIVDMTTSQPSLAVEIAEAAAKKDVLALDAPVSGGDKGAKEGTLSIMIGGDAGAVAALQPCWDAMGKTVVHQGDAGSGQHTKMVNQILISTGMIGVCEALIYGHRAGLDLPTVLKSVGSGAAGSWSLSNLGPRIIDNNFDPGFFVEHFIKDMGIALAESRRMGLSMPGLALAQQLYQAVAAQGHAKDGTHALALALSSLNGFDWKTRN encoded by the coding sequence ATGTCCGTCAACGCGATCGAACCTGGAAAGACACGCATCGGATGGATCGGAACCGGCGTGATGGGTGCCAGCATGTGCGGACATCTGATCGACGCGGGCTTTTCGGCAACCGTGTTCAATCGAACTCGATCGAAAGCCCAGACGTTGATCGAACGCGGCGCGACCTGGGCCGACAGCCCTCGTGCGGTAGCCGAAGCGGCTGATGTGATCTTTACGATCGTCGGTTTTCCGCATGATGTCCGGTCGGTGATCCTAGACGACGAAGACGGTGTCTTGGCCGGATGTGAAAGTGGGAACATCATCGTCGACATGACGACCAGCCAGCCCTCGTTGGCCGTGGAGATTGCAGAGGCTGCGGCCAAGAAAGATGTTCTGGCGTTGGACGCACCGGTTTCCGGCGGCGACAAAGGTGCCAAAGAGGGCACGCTGTCGATCATGATCGGGGGCGACGCTGGGGCGGTTGCGGCGCTGCAGCCGTGCTGGGACGCAATGGGCAAGACGGTCGTGCATCAAGGCGACGCGGGTTCCGGCCAACACACCAAGATGGTCAATCAGATTTTGATCAGCACCGGCATGATCGGCGTTTGCGAAGCGTTGATCTATGGCCACCGCGCGGGTCTGGATTTGCCAACCGTTTTAAAAAGTGTCGGCAGCGGTGCGGCGGGCAGTTGGTCACTGTCCAACTTGGGTCCTCGCATCATCGACAACAACTTTGATCCCGGCTTTTTTGTCGAACACTTCATCAAAGACATGGGCATCGCGCTGGCCGAAAGCCGCCGCATGGGATTGTCGATGCCGGGCTTGGCGTTGGCTCAACAGCTTTATCAAGCGGTCGCCGCTCAGGGGCACGCCAAAGACGGAACCCACGCGTTGGCACTGGCACTGTCCAGCCTGAACGGATTCGACTGGAAAACGCGAAATTAG
- a CDS encoding DUF1501 domain-containing protein, with the protein MTSSLCDRIGVPHHRILRDRRDFLVNAGAGFGALALRGMLAQQSAAAGALAGGGVHHTATAKSVIFLFMEGGPSQLDTFDRKPLLNELAGQPLPSSFKEPITAMGEKNTALLACKRKWDRYGESGLEISDWFPHVAQHADKLAVIRSCYGEGINHAGGCNLMNTSSILGGRPSLGAWTTYGLGTGDADLPAFVVMQDRTTPVVNGVRNWGNGFLPATFQGTPVGSDDPTQPIRNLSPPKQITDIRQREKLDLIAEINRRHASRLPEVSELDARIRSYELAYRMQASAPEAVDLSQETAQTHQLYGMDDDNTRPYGRICLLARRLVERGVRFIQLYSGAGSKWDAHKGIEGNHTKYCREVDRPIAGLLTDLQQRGLLDETLVVWGGEFGRTPMSEQGDGRDHNPTGFTMWMAGGGVQGGQTIGETDELGLYAVRDRAHVHDIHASILHLMGLDNMRLSYNYQGRLERPTVNEGAFIQQLAKLG; encoded by the coding sequence ATGACTTCATCGCTGTGTGATCGCATCGGCGTTCCGCATCATCGCATCCTGCGCGACCGTCGTGACTTTTTGGTCAACGCCGGTGCGGGGTTTGGCGCGCTGGCCCTGCGCGGCATGTTGGCGCAGCAATCGGCGGCCGCGGGCGCCTTGGCCGGCGGCGGTGTTCACCACACCGCGACGGCGAAAAGCGTCATCTTTTTGTTCATGGAAGGCGGCCCCAGCCAGCTGGACACGTTCGATCGCAAGCCGTTGTTGAATGAACTTGCGGGCCAGCCGTTGCCCAGCAGTTTCAAGGAACCGATCACGGCGATGGGCGAAAAGAACACCGCGTTGCTGGCGTGCAAGCGGAAGTGGGATCGCTATGGCGAAAGTGGGCTTGAGATCAGCGATTGGTTCCCCCACGTCGCACAGCACGCCGACAAACTGGCCGTCATTCGTTCTTGCTACGGCGAAGGCATCAACCACGCCGGCGGCTGCAACCTGATGAACACCAGCAGCATCCTGGGCGGACGTCCGTCGCTGGGGGCATGGACAACGTATGGACTGGGCACCGGCGATGCGGACCTTCCCGCGTTCGTCGTCATGCAAGACCGCACGACGCCGGTGGTCAACGGGGTTCGCAATTGGGGCAACGGTTTTTTGCCGGCCACGTTCCAGGGAACACCGGTGGGCAGCGATGATCCGACCCAGCCGATTCGCAACCTTTCACCGCCGAAACAGATCACCGACATCCGGCAACGTGAAAAACTGGATTTGATCGCAGAGATCAATCGCCGTCATGCCAGCCGGTTGCCAGAAGTCAGCGAGTTGGATGCGCGGATTCGATCCTACGAACTTGCCTATCGCATGCAAGCGTCTGCACCGGAGGCGGTGGATTTGTCACAAGAGACCGCCCAGACACACCAGTTGTACGGCATGGACGATGACAACACCCGACCGTACGGCCGCATCTGCTTGCTGGCGCGCCGATTGGTCGAACGTGGTGTGCGGTTCATCCAGCTTTACAGCGGCGCGGGCAGCAAATGGGACGCCCACAAAGGCATCGAAGGCAACCACACGAAGTATTGCCGGGAAGTCGATCGGCCGATCGCGGGATTGCTGACCGATTTGCAGCAACGCGGTCTGCTGGACGAAACCTTGGTCGTGTGGGGCGGTGAGTTCGGACGCACGCCGATGAGCGAACAGGGCGACGGACGTGATCACAACCCGACCGGCTTTACCATGTGGATGGCCGGCGGCGGCGTTCAGGGCGGCCAGACGATCGGCGAGACCGATGAACTGGGGTTGTACGCGGTGCGGGATCGTGCGCACGTGCACGACATTCACGCCAGCATCTTGCACCTGATGGGGCTGGACAACATGCGGTTGTCCTACAACTATCAAGGACGCTTGGAGCGGCCCACGGTCAACGAAGGCGCATTCATCCAGCAACTGGCCAAGTTGGGCTAG